A window of Thiocapsa bogorovii genomic DNA:
ACTTTCGCGAGCCCGAGATGCTCGAGCAACTCTGCGCGACCTTGGGCGGCGAGTCCCTCGATCTGGTGCTCTCGGATATGGCCCCCAACATAACGGGTATGACCGTCGTGGATCAGCCGCGCTCGATGTATCTCGTGGAATTAGCCCTGGATCTTGCGCGGTTGCGTCTGCAACCCGGCGGTTCGCTGGTCGTCAAAGTCTTCCAAGGAACGGGCTTCGACGACATCCTGACCGAGCTGCGAAGGAGCTTTTCCAAAGTGGTCAGTCGTAAGCCCAAATCATCGCGACCCCAGAGTCGGGAGCTCTACCTGGTCGCCAAAGGCTTTCATCGTTGAGGCGTCGGTGCTAATTTCGATCGTTCGACCTCGACACCATCGCGTCGGTCCACCATCAGCAGGGGCAAGCAGCCGTGAATGACATGGCGAAAAATATACTTCTTTGGGTGGTCATCGCCGTCGTGCTGATGTCCGTCTTCAACAATTTCACCACCGCGCCCACGACCCCGCGGACCCTGACCTATTCGGATTTCATCGAGCAGGTGCGACAGGGCGAGGTCAAGGAGGTGACCATTCAGGGCCGCACGATCGAGGGACTCAGCTCTTCCGGTCAGAGGTTCACCACCTTCAGCCCCGGTGACGACGGACTCGTGGGGGACCTCCTGAACCACGACGTCGTGATCAAGGCGGCGCCCCCCGAAAAACAATCCGTTCTGATGCAAGTTCTGATCAACTGGTTCCCGCTCTTGATCTTGATCGGGATCTGGATCTTCTTCATGCGGCAGATGCAGGGCGGTGCCGGCGGTCGCGGTGCCATGTCATTCGGTAAGAGCCGTGCCCGGATGCTTTCGGAGGATCAGGTCAAGGTGACCTTCCAGGATGTCGCGGGTGCCGAAGAGGCCAAGGACGAGGTCTCGGAGATGGTCGATTTCCTGCGCGATCCGAGCAAGTTCCAGAAGCTCGGCGGCAAGATCCCGAAAGGCGTCCTCATGGTCGGCCCGCCCGGAACCGGCAAGACCCTGCTTGCCCGCGCGATTGCCGGCGAGGCCAAGGTGCCCTTCTTTACCATCTCGGGCTCGGACTTCGTCGAGATGTTCGTCGGTGTCGGCGCCTCGCGCGTGCGCGACATGTTCGAGCAGGCCAAGAAGCATGCACCCTGCATCATCTTCATCGACGAGATCGACGCGGTCGGCCGGCATCGCGGTGCCGGCCTGGGCGGTGGTCACGACGAACGCGAGCAGACCCTGAATCAGCTCCTCGTGGAGATGGACGGGTTCGAGGGCAACGAGGGCGTCATCGTCATCGCGGCGACCAACCGCCCCGACGTGTTGGATCCTGCGCTGCTGCGTCCGGGTCGATTCGATCGCCAAGTGGTCGTCCCCCTTCCGGACGTGCGCGGTCGCGAGCAGATCCTGAAGGTGCACATGCGCAAGATCCCGGCGGCCGAGGACGTCAAGGCGTCGGTCTTGGCGCGCGGTACCCCGGGGTTCTCGGGCGCGGATCTCGCCAACCTCGTCAACGAAGCCGCTCTCTTCGCTGCTCGGTCGAACAAGAAGATGGTCGACATGGACGATATGGAGAAGGCGAAAGACAAGATCATGATGGGCGCAGAGCGTCGCTCCATGGTCATGTCCGACGATGAAAAGCGCCTGACCGCCTATCACGAGTCCGGCCATGCCATCGTCGGTCGACTGGTGCCCGACCACGACCCGGTCCACAAGGTCAGCATTATCCCGCGCGGCCGCGCGCTCGGTGTCACGCTCTTTCTGCCCGAGGACGACCGCTTCAGCTACAGCAAACAGCGCCTGGAGAGCAGCATCTCGAGCCTCTTCGGCGGACGCTTGGCCGAGGAGCTGGTGTTCGGTGCGGAAAGCGTCACGACCGGCGCTCAAAACGACATCCATCGTGCGACCGAGATCGCCCGCAACATGGTGACCAAGTGGGGTCTGTCCGACAAGCTGGGTCCGCTGACCTACAGCGAGGAGGAGCAAGAGGTCTTCCTCGGGCATTCGGTCACGCAGCACAAGAGCGTCTCGGACGAGACGACGCATCTCATCGACGAAGAGATCCGCAACGTCATCGAGCGCAACTACGAACGAGCCCGTGGTCTGCTCGTCGCCAACATGGACAAGCTACACGCCATGTCTGCCGCGTTGATGAAGTACGAGACCATCGACGCGGAGCAGATCAACGACATTATGTCCGGCCGCCCGCCGCGTCCGCCGAGCGACTGGGAGGACGAGGAAACCGGCGGCCGTCCGGCCGGTCGTCGCTCCGATCGTGCGCGACAGGCTGCAACGAAGGCCGATACGGACGACGGGACGCTCGGGCGACCTGCAGGCGAGCATTAATCACACGGAGGTGGACATGTCGGGACGTCGTTATTTCGGAACGGACGGGATCCGTGGACGGGTCGGGGAGGGGATGATCACGCCCGACTTCGTCCTCAAGCTCGGCTGGGCTGCCGGGCGCGTCTTCGGTCAGGGTAATGGCGGCAAGGTTCTGATCGGAAAGGATACGCGGATCTCGGGATACATGTTCGAGTCGGCCTTGGAGGCAGGGCTCGTGGCGGCGGGCGTGAACATCCGTCTCCTCGGGCCGATGACCACGCCGGGCGTCGCTTATTTGACCCGCACCTTTCGCGCCTCGGCCGGTATTGTCATCACCGCCTCCCACAATCCCTATCAAGACAACGGCATCAAATTCTTCTCGGCGGACGGCGATAAACTCCCGGACGACATCGAGGAAGCGATCGAGGCCGAGCTCGAGCGGCCTCTGCGTACCGTCGATTCGGCCGCTTTGGGCAAGGTCAAGCGGATCGACGACGCCAACGGGCGTTACATCGAGTTCTGCAAGAGCACCGTTCCGACGAGCATGAATTTCCGTGGTCTGCGGGTCGTCGTCGACTGTGCCAACGGCGCGACCTACAACACGGCGCCCTATGTCTTCGAAGAGCTCGGTGCGGAGGTGGTGCGCCTCGGCGCCGATCCGGACGGTTTCAACATCAATCGCGATGTCGGCTCCACCCATCCGGACGCCTTATGCCGTGCTGTCGTGCAGGAAGGCGCTGATTTGGGCATCGCTTTCGACGGCGACGGCGACCGCGTGCTGATGGTCGATGGCAAGGGACAATTGATCGACGGCGATCGGCTGTTGTACGTCATTACCAAGGCCCGTCTTGCCGACGGGGCGATGCGCGGCGATGTCGTCGGCACCCTGATGAGCAATCTGGGCTTCGAGCATGCGCTGCAGCGGCTCGGTGTCGGATTCGTGCGCGCGAAGGTCGGCGATCGCTACATCATGGAACATCTGAAGCGCTCTGACGGCATTCTCGGCGGCGAGCCTTCCGGACACATCATCTGTCGCGACCGCACCAGTACGGGTGACGGGATCGTGGCGGCTTTGCAGGTCCTGGCCGGTTTGAAACGCCTCGACACGGGTTTGCATGAGATCTGTGCCGAGGTTGAGCCGTATCCTCAACTTCTGATCAATGTCCGGTTGGACGCACGGCGCGATATCGTCGGGCTGCCTGTCGTGCAGGATGCGTTACAGACCGCCGAGCAGACGCTTGCGGGCCGGGGGCGCGTTCTGCTGCGTCCCTCCGGGACCGAGCCGCTGGTGCGCGTCATGGTCGAGGGCGTCGACGCAAGCGAGGTCCGACGTCTTGCCGAGTGGCTGGCCGATGTCGTCCGCGACCAGATTGCGCCGTCAGCGGATGGGCTGGCGTCTTGACCGCGACCAGCTCTATCCATGGAATGTGGTCGACTCGTCTGGCCTTTATTCTGGCCGCGAGCGGGTCGGCCGTGGGTCTCGGGAACATCTGGCGCTTTCCCTATACCGCCGGCGAGTACGGCGGTGGCGCGTTCGTCCTGGTTTATATCCTGTGTGTCGTCCTGATCGGCGTCCCGATCATGATGGCCGAGATCATGCTCGGGCGGCGGGGCCGGCGCAGTCCGATCAACACCATGCGCGTCCTCGCCAGCGCGGAGGGCCGAGCGCCGGCATGGCAATTACTGGGTTGGATGGGCATCGTTGCGGGCTTCCTGATCCTCTCCTTCTACAGTGTGATTGCCGGCTGGACGATGGGCTATATCTTCCGAGCCGCGACCGGACTCTTCACCGGTATCGACGGAGCGGGTGCAGGCGAGATGTTTTCGGGTCTGATCGGCGACGCAGAGCGGCTGCTCGCTTGGCACACCATCTTTATGGTGATGGTGGTGCTGGTCGTCGCGCGCGGTGTGGCGGGCGGTCTCGAGAAGGCGGTGCGCATCCTGATGCCGGCGCTGTTCGTGCTCCTCGTCGTCATGGTCGGATACGGCATGCAGGCCGGCGATTTCGACAAGGCGGTTGCCTATCTTTTCGAGCCCGACTTCGCCGAGTTTCAAGGCAAGGCTGGCGAGGCGATCCTCAGCGCCATGGGCCAAGCGTTCTTCAGCCTGAGCCTCGGGATGGGCGCCATCATG
This region includes:
- the ftsH gene encoding ATP-dependent zinc metalloprotease FtsH — translated: MAKNILLWVVIAVVLMSVFNNFTTAPTTPRTLTYSDFIEQVRQGEVKEVTIQGRTIEGLSSSGQRFTTFSPGDDGLVGDLLNHDVVIKAAPPEKQSVLMQVLINWFPLLILIGIWIFFMRQMQGGAGGRGAMSFGKSRARMLSEDQVKVTFQDVAGAEEAKDEVSEMVDFLRDPSKFQKLGGKIPKGVLMVGPPGTGKTLLARAIAGEAKVPFFTISGSDFVEMFVGVGASRVRDMFEQAKKHAPCIIFIDEIDAVGRHRGAGLGGGHDEREQTLNQLLVEMDGFEGNEGVIVIAATNRPDVLDPALLRPGRFDRQVVVPLPDVRGREQILKVHMRKIPAAEDVKASVLARGTPGFSGADLANLVNEAALFAARSNKKMVDMDDMEKAKDKIMMGAERRSMVMSDDEKRLTAYHESGHAIVGRLVPDHDPVHKVSIIPRGRALGVTLFLPEDDRFSYSKQRLESSISSLFGGRLAEELVFGAESVTTGAQNDIHRATEIARNMVTKWGLSDKLGPLTYSEEEQEVFLGHSVTQHKSVSDETTHLIDEEIRNVIERNYERARGLLVANMDKLHAMSAALMKYETIDAEQINDIMSGRPPRPPSDWEDEETGGRPAGRRSDRARQAATKADTDDGTLGRPAGEH
- a CDS encoding sodium-dependent transporter → MTATSSIHGMWSTRLAFILAASGSAVGLGNIWRFPYTAGEYGGGAFVLVYILCVVLIGVPIMMAEIMLGRRGRRSPINTMRVLASAEGRAPAWQLLGWMGIVAGFLILSFYSVIAGWTMGYIFRAATGLFTGIDGAGAGEMFSGLIGDAERLLAWHTIFMVMVVLVVARGVAGGLEKAVRILMPALFVLLVVMVGYGMQAGDFDKAVAYLFEPDFAEFQGKAGEAILSAMGQAFFSLSLGMGAIMIYGSYLKRDSSIAQNTMIIAGLDTLVALLAGLAIFPIVFAHGLAPDSGPGLIFQTLPIAFGDMPGGSFFGALFFVLLLFAAWTSAISLLEPLVAWLVENMSFSRVRASVLGGLTVWLLGIGCLLSLNAWSEVKIFGKGFLDLFDFLTANILLPLGGVLIAIFAGWMLSRASSSDELQMDDGPAFRLWRLLIRYVAPIAVGIVLLNAVGVLGWIGLG
- the rlmE gene encoding 23S rRNA (uridine(2552)-2'-O)-methyltransferase RlmE produces the protein MAKTASSRKWLDRQHSDPYVKRAQREGYRSRAAYKLLEIQEKDRIFRPGIRVLDLGAAPGSWSQIAARLVGGRGSVVALDLLPMDPLAGVVVMQGDFREPEMLEQLCATLGGESLDLVLSDMAPNITGMTVVDQPRSMYLVELALDLARLRLQPGGSLVVKVFQGTGFDDILTELRRSFSKVVSRKPKSSRPQSRELYLVAKGFHR
- the glmM gene encoding phosphoglucosamine mutase, encoding MSGRRYFGTDGIRGRVGEGMITPDFVLKLGWAAGRVFGQGNGGKVLIGKDTRISGYMFESALEAGLVAAGVNIRLLGPMTTPGVAYLTRTFRASAGIVITASHNPYQDNGIKFFSADGDKLPDDIEEAIEAELERPLRTVDSAALGKVKRIDDANGRYIEFCKSTVPTSMNFRGLRVVVDCANGATYNTAPYVFEELGAEVVRLGADPDGFNINRDVGSTHPDALCRAVVQEGADLGIAFDGDGDRVLMVDGKGQLIDGDRLLYVITKARLADGAMRGDVVGTLMSNLGFEHALQRLGVGFVRAKVGDRYIMEHLKRSDGILGGEPSGHIICRDRTSTGDGIVAALQVLAGLKRLDTGLHEICAEVEPYPQLLINVRLDARRDIVGLPVVQDALQTAEQTLAGRGRVLLRPSGTEPLVRVMVEGVDASEVRRLAEWLADVVRDQIAPSADGLAS